The sequence gagtgggatgggtggggtggaggggcaggagtgaatgagggagttgcagagagagcagttcctgtgaaaggcagaaaggggtggggaggggaagatatgcttagtggggggggggtcccgttggagatggcggaagtggtggtgaatgatgtgttggatacgtaggctggagggttgaaatgtggggagaaggggCACCCCattcctgttgggtctgggaggggtgggggttagaGCGGAGGTATGGAAATGTCAGAGATACGGGTGGCAGCTCACTCAACCACAGTCGGCCGGAAGCTCCGGTGAgataagaagttggacatctcggatgtcctggagtggaaagcctcatcatgggaccgGATATGGTGGGGgtggagaaaatgagaaaaagggagagcgtccttgcaagagacagggtgggaggagctgtgatcgaggtaactgtgggcatcagtgggtttgtagaagataacAATGGATAAgcaatctcctgagatggagacggaaagattgaGCAAGgagggagaggtgtcagagatagtccaagtgaattggagagctgggtgaaaatgagtggtgaaatttatgacaCTGTCGAGTTCTGCAGAGGTGACACCAATGGAATcgttgatatagcagagaaagttgaggaatggggctggagtaggcttggaacagagactgttcaatgtagccaatgaaaaggtaggcatagctggggcccatctgagtgcccatagctacacctttgtgGAGGTCAAGGGAAGTCGTCAAGATGGTGAATGGAAGtacatagggactggacgtccatggtgaagatgtggTTATgcatgccggagaacttaaagctacagaagagttggagagcgtgtgatgtgtcacagacgtaggtgggaagaGATTGGGGCAGGGtgaacaggatagtgtccaggtaggaGGACACAAGCTCCATCGGGCAAGTGCGTGTGGAGACAATAGCTttgccgggacagtccttcttgtggatcttggggagaagatagaagcaggcagtcaTAAGCTGttggactatcatgttggtagctgtgggagggagatctcccgaggtgacgaggtcagtgatggtgctggagatcatgtcctggtggtcctcggtggggtcatggttcaggggtaggagGGAGGAACTGTCCGAGAGTTGGTTTCTGGCCTCTGCAAGAGAGAGGTCAGTTCGCCAGACTgccacggcaccacctttgtcagctggtttgatgagaatgtcagggttggtgcagaggCAGTGgggagcagagcgttcagaaggggtgaggttggagtcgGTCAGGTGGGCAGAAATGTCAAGAGGGCTGATGTGGCACCGACAGTCGGCTATGAATAGGTGCAGGGAAAgtaacaggcccggtgggggagtccCGGTGGAAGGAGAGGGCTGGATACCCTCCAGATTTGGCTTCATTTCTCAACTGCATTGGAGGTGGTGGCAGCAGTATTGCAAAAACTGAGatttgtgtaaacaaaaactggaTCGAAAGTAGAAGTTGCTGAGTGAGAATTCAGTTATATTGTTCTTGATCAGAAGTTCCAGGGGCGGCCCGGTAGCACAGCGCTGAGCACGACACTATTAAGGCGCTAGTGataggggttcaattcccgtcgctgcctgtaaggagtttgtacgttctccccgtgtctccgtgggcttcctccgggtgctccggtttcctcccacattccggagACCtataggtaggttaacatgggttcaaatgggcggcgcggactcgttgggccagtagaacctgttaccgtgctgttaacaaagttttttttaatgtg comes from Pristis pectinata isolate sPriPec2 chromosome 21, sPriPec2.1.pri, whole genome shotgun sequence and encodes:
- the LOC127581143 gene encoding uncharacterized protein LOC127581143; protein product: MKPNLEGIQPSPSTGTPPPGLLLSLHLFIADCRCHISPLDISAHLTDSNLTPSERSAPHCLCTNPDILIKPADKGGAVAVWRTDLSLAEARNQLSDSSSLLPLNHDPTEDHQDMISSTITDLVTSGDLPPTATNMIVQQLMTACFYLLPKIHKKDCPGKAIVSTRTCPMELVSSYLDTILFTLPQSLPTYVCDTSHALQLFCSFKFSGMHNHIFTMDVQSLCTSIHHLDDFP